The Bacillus sp. Marseille-Q1617 genome has a segment encoding these proteins:
- a CDS encoding nitrate/nitrite transporter: MKSTKIQLPLQTSSLIAGFMVWVLISSLMPNIRQDIDLTNGEVALVTAIPVILGSVLRIPIGYYTNRFGARLVFTLSFIALLFPVFYISQADSLSDLVIGGLLIGIGGATFSIGVTSLPKYYPSSKHGFINGIYGSGNIGTAVTAFAAPVLASSFGWVTTVRFYLVLLLAFAILNFVFGDRKEKKVNVSIVKQVKEVYRNSTLWALCLFYFITFGSFVAFTIYLPNFLVNEFNLTPVDAGLRTAGFIALSTFMRPIGGWLSDKFNPYFILLFVFGGLTFSGVLLSFSPTIELYTTGVLTVAACAGIGNGTIFKLVPLYFTKQAGIVNGLVAAMGGLGGFFPPLVLTTVFSLTGHYAIGFMALSEFALLSFVIVLWMTFREKLKLENKVLENTAQGMMVTNEEGVIERVNQAFTKVTGYEKEEAVGQKPSILQSGRHDQHFYSALWNELKDQGYWQGKIWNKRKNGEVYLEWLTISEVCNDAGDVKYYVGQFSDISESKRKIN; the protein is encoded by the coding sequence ATGAAGAGTACAAAAATCCAGCTGCCTCTTCAAACATCAAGTCTCATCGCCGGGTTTATGGTATGGGTGCTCATTTCTTCACTTATGCCGAATATTCGTCAGGATATTGATTTAACGAACGGAGAAGTTGCCTTAGTAACCGCGATCCCGGTCATTTTGGGAAGTGTGCTTCGCATCCCGATCGGATATTACACAAATCGTTTCGGTGCCAGATTAGTCTTCACGTTAAGCTTTATCGCGTTATTATTCCCTGTATTCTACATCAGTCAAGCTGACTCACTCTCGGATTTAGTCATTGGAGGTCTCTTGATAGGGATAGGAGGAGCGACTTTTTCAATAGGGGTAACCTCTCTACCTAAATATTATCCTTCAAGCAAGCACGGATTCATTAACGGAATATATGGATCGGGTAATATCGGTACTGCGGTAACCGCATTTGCCGCCCCTGTCCTCGCCAGCTCATTTGGATGGGTGACAACGGTCCGCTTCTATCTTGTCTTACTGTTAGCTTTTGCTATTTTAAACTTTGTATTTGGTGATCGCAAAGAAAAGAAAGTGAATGTTTCAATCGTTAAACAGGTAAAAGAAGTATACCGGAATTCAACGTTATGGGCGTTATGTTTATTTTACTTCATCACTTTTGGATCTTTTGTCGCATTCACCATTTATTTACCAAACTTCTTGGTGAATGAATTTAATTTAACACCGGTTGACGCTGGTTTACGTACGGCAGGCTTCATCGCTTTATCAACATTTATGCGCCCGATCGGCGGATGGCTGTCTGATAAATTCAATCCGTATTTCATCCTGTTGTTTGTCTTCGGGGGATTAACATTTTCAGGTGTATTATTATCTTTCTCTCCTACGATTGAGTTATATACCACTGGTGTATTGACAGTCGCGGCCTGCGCGGGGATTGGGAATGGAACGATCTTCAAACTGGTCCCGCTCTATTTCACCAAACAGGCGGGTATCGTAAATGGTCTTGTGGCGGCCATGGGAGGTCTGGGAGGATTCTTCCCTCCATTAGTGTTAACAACCGTCTTCAGTTTGACGGGGCACTATGCCATCGGATTCATGGCTTTATCCGAATTCGCCCTTCTCAGTTTTGTCATCGTATTATGGATGACGTTCCGTGAAAAATTAAAGCTGGAAAATAAAGTACTTGAAAACACTGCCCAGGGAATGATGGTCACAAACGAAGAGGGGGTCATCGAACGGGTAAATCAGGCTTTCACTAAAGTAACCGGCTATGAAAAAGAAGAAGCCGTTGGACAGAAACCAAGTATTCTTCAATCCGGCCGGCATGATCAGCATTTTTATTCAGCTCTGTGGAATGAATTAAAAGATCAAGGATATTGGCAAGGTAAAATCTGGAATAAACGAAAAAATGGAGAAGTCTATTTAGAGTGGCTGACTATATCAGAGGTTTGCAATGATGCCGGCGATGTAAAGTATTATG
- a CDS encoding Crp/Fnr family transcriptional regulator gives MELNKKRKSDLSTVSEDLASLLQSIGTPRKIKKGTFLFQEGEEAAELYLIKSGIFQISKLSLEGKELNMRICKKDDFIGELTLFSDDATYMLSAYTLEEGEVHVIQRDTLEKNLINDAPLTFEFMKWISTHLRKNQSKIRDLVMNGKKGALYSTIIRISNSYGIKNEKGILLDIHLTNQELAKFCAATRESVNRMLSELKKKNIIDYTSDGRIIILDLEYLREEIGCENCPIDICNID, from the coding sequence ATGGAATTGAATAAAAAAAGAAAAAGCGACCTTTCCACTGTTTCAGAGGATTTGGCTTCTTTATTACAGTCAATCGGAACTCCACGTAAAATAAAAAAAGGGACTTTTTTATTTCAAGAAGGGGAAGAAGCAGCTGAATTATATCTGATTAAATCCGGGATTTTTCAAATTAGCAAGCTGAGTCTTGAAGGCAAGGAATTGAACATGCGAATATGTAAAAAGGACGACTTTATTGGAGAATTGACGCTTTTCTCTGATGATGCCACTTACATGTTAAGTGCATACACATTAGAAGAAGGAGAAGTTCACGTCATACAAAGAGATACGTTAGAAAAAAATCTAATCAACGATGCCCCCCTAACCTTCGAATTTATGAAATGGATTTCAACTCATCTTAGAAAAAACCAATCAAAAATCCGTGATTTAGTCATGAACGGAAAAAAAGGCGCCCTTTATTCCACCATTATCCGTATTTCAAACTCTTATGGGATTAAAAATGAAAAAGGAATTCTTCTCGATATTCATCTCACCAATCAGGAATTGGCCAAATTTTGTGCTGCGACGAGAGAAAGTGTGAACCGCATGCTGAGTGAATTAAAGAAAAAGAATATCATTGATTATACATCTGACGGCAGGATCATCATCCTGGATCTAGAATACCTCAGGGAAGAAATCGGTTGTGAAAACTGTCCAATTGATATTTGCAATATAGATTAA